A window of the Candidatus Omnitrophota bacterium genome harbors these coding sequences:
- the rimM gene encoding ribosome maturation factor RimM (Essential for efficient processing of 16S rRNA), with product MVIRRRKAKLRDDRIYLGKITKPHALKGELKFQPFGCDPRLIEHLKRVHLESPDLVLEVDYVRGSLKSPIVKFKTVDGRDASEKLIGSLLWLDEAELPELQYPGEYYEADFLYARVVTESGEDLGRIEEVLETGECDVLVVRGSNGEERLLPAILDVIKEVRKQEQTIVVTLQEEMD from the coding sequence ATGGTCATTCGGCGGCGGAAAGCTAAACTGAGGGACGATCGCATCTACCTCGGAAAAATTACTAAGCCTCACGCTTTGAAAGGCGAGCTGAAATTCCAGCCTTTCGGCTGCGATCCTCGGCTTATAGAGCATTTGAAGCGCGTGCATCTGGAATCGCCCGATTTGGTACTGGAAGTGGACTATGTGCGCGGTTCCTTAAAATCGCCGATCGTCAAGTTCAAGACTGTGGACGGCCGCGACGCTTCGGAAAAACTGATCGGTTCACTTCTATGGTTGGACGAAGCCGAATTGCCGGAACTTCAGTATCCCGGCGAGTATTACGAAGCCGATTTTCTGTATGCTCGCGTAGTGACGGAATCGGGCGAGGATTTAGGCCGCATCGAAGAAGTGCTCGAAACCGGCGAATGCGACGTGTTGGTCGTGCGGGGATCGAACGGCGAAGAACGATTGCTGCCTGCGATTCTCGACGTGATTAAGGAAGTGCGGAAACAGGAACAAACCATCGTCGTAACTCTGCAAGAGGAAATGGATTGA
- a CDS encoding KH domain-containing protein produces MKDFLIYLAKSLVRFPDDVTITEKTLNDGAIEYVLRVNPEDMGKIIGRSGRTAQALRQMASARAALENKRVHVEIAEENE; encoded by the coding sequence ATGAAGGATTTTTTAATTTATCTCGCCAAGTCGCTGGTGCGGTTTCCCGACGACGTGACGATTACGGAAAAGACGCTCAACGACGGCGCCATTGAGTACGTCCTGCGCGTTAATCCGGAAGATATGGGCAAGATCATCGGCCGCAGCGGCAGAACCGCACAGGCCTTGAGGCAAATGGCGTCGGCGAGAGCCGCGCTGGAAAATAAGCGGGTTCATGTGGAAATCGCCGAAGAGAACGAATAA
- the ffh gene encoding signal recognition particle protein — MFENLQGRFQNIFRNLTGKARLDEKSVKEALREVRKAFLEADVNYKVAKEFCEKVEKRALGAEILKSLTPGQQVIKIVNEEMIELLGGKESKLELLPGEARIMLVGLQGSGKTTTAAKLAKKLMGEGRKPLLCAGDIYRPAAIKQLEVVGDQVGVPVFQMGTEADPVDIARQGSRQAHRDGLDTVILDTAGRLHIDEEMMAEVKRVQRAWRPTHVILVVDSMVGQDAINQAQRFNEELSITGAILTKLDSDARGGAAISIRQVTGKPILYAGMGEKLDDLEFFYPDRMASRILGMGDVLTLIEKAQQTINEEEALQLQKKILDQTYTFDDFLNQIQQVKKMGGIGSMLSMLPGMGTSDMMKEIDMSGDEMKYVEAIIYSMTPQERVMPNLINGNRKRRIAKGSGTSMQEVNRLLKQFAQTKQMMSMMAGAGKRKIKGKKTKMNKKMMKKMMNMRGMFPGM; from the coding sequence GTGTTCGAAAATTTACAAGGCCGATTTCAAAATATATTCCGCAATTTGACGGGCAAAGCCCGCCTCGATGAGAAAAGCGTCAAGGAAGCGTTGCGCGAAGTGCGCAAGGCGTTTTTGGAAGCGGACGTCAATTATAAAGTCGCCAAGGAGTTTTGCGAGAAGGTCGAAAAACGCGCCCTGGGCGCCGAGATTCTCAAAAGCCTGACGCCGGGACAACAGGTCATCAAGATCGTCAACGAGGAGATGATCGAACTTCTGGGCGGCAAGGAAAGCAAACTGGAACTGCTGCCCGGCGAAGCGCGCATCATGCTCGTGGGGCTTCAAGGTTCGGGAAAAACCACCACCGCCGCCAAGCTGGCCAAGAAACTTATGGGCGAAGGGCGCAAGCCTCTGCTCTGCGCCGGAGACATTTACCGCCCCGCCGCCATCAAGCAGTTGGAAGTCGTCGGCGATCAGGTCGGCGTTCCCGTCTTTCAAATGGGAACGGAAGCCGATCCTGTGGACATCGCCCGCCAAGGCTCCAGGCAAGCCCATCGCGATGGCTTGGATACGGTGATTCTCGATACCGCCGGACGATTGCATATCGACGAAGAGATGATGGCCGAGGTCAAGCGCGTCCAACGCGCCTGGCGGCCTACCCACGTCATCCTAGTTGTCGATTCAATGGTGGGGCAGGACGCCATCAACCAAGCACAACGCTTCAATGAAGAACTCAGCATTACCGGCGCTATCCTCACGAAGCTGGACAGCGACGCGCGCGGCGGCGCGGCCATTTCCATCCGCCAAGTAACCGGCAAGCCGATTCTCTACGCCGGTATGGGCGAAAAACTGGACGACTTGGAGTTCTTCTATCCCGACCGCATGGCCTCGCGCATTCTCGGCATGGGCGACGTGCTGACGCTGATCGAAAAAGCGCAGCAGACCATCAACGAAGAAGAAGCGCTGCAACTGCAAAAGAAGATTCTCGATCAAACCTATACCTTCGACGATTTCTTGAATCAGATTCAACAAGTCAAAAAGATGGGCGGCATCGGCAGTATGCTTTCCATGCTGCCGGGCATGGGTACTTCCGACATGATGAAGGAAATCGACATGAGCGGCGACGAGATGAAGTACGTGGAAGCCATTATCTATTCCATGACTCCTCAAGAGCGCGTTATGCCCAACCTCATTAATGGCAATCGCAAACGCCGCATCGCCAAAGGCAGCGGGACCTCCATGCAGGAAGTCAATCGCCTCTTGAAGCAATTCGCCCAAACCAAGCAGATGATGAGCATGATGGCGGGCGCCGGAAAGCGTAAAATCAAGGGCAAAAAAACCAAGATGAACAAAAAGATGATGAAGAAAATGATGAACATGCGCGGCATGTTTCCCGGAATGTAG
- the ylxM gene encoding YlxM family DNA-binding protein: MESLEEKQTISLLLDMYGSLLTDRQSDFIDLHYNEDLSFGEIAESENISRQAVHDAIQHGKKMLEKLEEHLGLVRLKISGAAPGDGVDLDAVRKEIAEINHLLRDDILYDTGPLKRKIKNLMKLVGASE, translated from the coding sequence ATGGAGAGTTTGGAAGAGAAACAGACGATATCCCTTTTGTTGGATATGTATGGAAGTCTTCTAACAGACAGGCAAAGCGACTTTATAGACCTCCATTACAACGAAGACCTCTCCTTCGGGGAGATTGCCGAGAGCGAGAATATCTCCCGCCAGGCGGTTCATGACGCCATCCAACATGGCAAAAAAATGCTGGAAAAGTTAGAAGAACATTTGGGTCTCGTGCGGTTGAAAATATCCGGCGCTGCTCCTGGCGATGGGGTGGATTTGGACGCCGTTAGGAAAGAAATCGCCGAAATCAACCATTTATTGCGCGACGATATTCTTTACGATACCGGGCCGCTGAAGCGGAAGATCAAGAATTTGATGAAACTAGTTGGCGCTTCGGAATAA